In Corylus avellana chromosome ca2, CavTom2PMs-1.0, the following proteins share a genomic window:
- the LOC132169929 gene encoding uncharacterized protein LOC132169929 codes for MELPIPNNIQRLWEVWNFRVCIILSLLLQALLVLASPFRKRTRSKLLIVFIWLAYLLGDWIAAFSIGLISKNQEDACKPKGGGSREEPKGGGSREDPTAFWASFLLLHLGGPDTITSFSLEDNEFWLRHLIGLILQVLATAYIFYQSLSDQSKLWIPTTMVFAVGTIKYAERTRALYLASLSQFGGSVLPEPNPGPDYEEAIEIYSSMRSVQVPSHVEVMQTPDAGNPMDSLSTSEEKCLKPFGNPIELDDMQLLEEASRLFEIFKGLIVGLLLSSKDRELSRDFFLTRTATDAFRLIECELNFMYEVLHTKINVVRCQIGYMLRFVSFISILAALMVVSIEKPFVFRNKFDARLTYALLSGALGLEAISVLMLIFSDRTLLALKSSWRKFIPAKAILLKRRRWSRSVSQYDMISYCLNDPPNWMYTLVGYVGAGKILEKMIILRFSHSQTVREDLKGFIFDQLRMKSLTANNLRDAMDACSQRGDWALLQTSRAIYFKLKWSIVEYQYAESLLLWHLATELCFLQETEIKPSADGNFRKLCKLLSDYMFYLLVMKPVVMTPVLGNWQIVLQDTCAEAKRFFGRRYISNKSQACEQILKVETKFRPVAVKGNQSKSVLFDACRLAQDLLKLEINKWKLMSRVWVELMSYAAINCRPNVHAQQPSRGGELLTFIWLLMNHLGLGTQFYEQERQAGTKMVPQK; via the coding sequence ATGGAACTCCCTATCCCCAACAATATCCAGAGGCTATGGGAGGTATGGAATTTCCGGGTCTGTATTATCCTAAGCCTCTTGCTCCAGGCACTTTTAGTTTTAGCGTCGCCCTTCAGGAAACGGACGAGGAGCAAATTGCTTATCGTGTTCATATGGCTGGCATACTTGCTTGGCGACTGGATTGCTGCCTTCTCCATTGGGCTCATCTCCAAAAACCAAGAAGACGCTTGTAAACCAAAAGGGGGAGGATCTAGAGAGGAACCAAAAGGGGGAGGATCTAGAGAGGATCCCACTGCATTCTGGGCTTCCTTTCTTTTGCTGCATCTTGGCGGCCCCGACACGATCACTTCGTTTTCTCTTGAGGACAATGAGTTTTGGCTGAGGCACTTGATTGGCCTCATATTGCAGGTTCTGGCAACTGCTTATATCTTCTATCAGTCGCTTTCGGATCAAAGCAAGCTTTGGATTCCCACTACAATGGTGTTTGCTGTGGGAACTATCAAGTATGCAGAGCGGACGCGTGCCCTGTATCTTGCGAGCTTGAGCCAATTCGGGGGTTCAGTGTTGCCGGAGCCAAATCCTGGGCCTGACTATGAAGAAGCCATTGAGATATACTCTTCTATGAGGTCGGTCCAGGTTCCATCACATGTGGAGGTGATGCAAACCCCGGATGCTGGGAATCCTATGGATTCTCTGTCCACAAGTGAAGAAAAGTGTTTGAAGCCCTTTGGAAACCCGATCGAGTTAGACGACATGCAATTACTGGAAGAAGCATCTCGCCTCTTTGAAATCTTCAAGGGGCTTATTGTAGGCCtccttttgagctcaaaagacaGAGAATTGAGCCGAGATTTTTTTCTTACTAGAACTGCCACTGACGCATTCAGACTAATAGAGTGTGAGCTTAATTTCATGTATGAGGTTCTCCACACCAAGATTAATGTTGTTCGTTGCCAAATTGGCTACATGCTCCGCTTTGTTAGCTTCATTTCAATCCTAGCAGCATTAATGGTGGTTTCAATTGAGAAGCCGTTTGTGTTTCGGAACAAGTTCGATGCCAGACTTACTTATGCCTTGCTCAGTGGGGCATTAGGCCTCGAGGCCATATCTGTGTTGATGCTTATTTTTTCTGACAGGACCCTCCTTGCCCTGAAGAGTAGCTGGAGAAAATTCATTCCAGCGAAAGCAATCCTTTTGAAAAGAAGAAGGTGGTCTAGATCTGTTTCCCAGTATGATATGATAAGCTATTGCTTGAATGATCCTCCAAATTGGATGTACACATTGGTTGGTTATGTGGGTGCTGGGAAAATTCTAGAGAAGATGATAATCTTGCGTTTTTCACATTCACAGACGGTCAGGGAAGATCTCAAGGGGTTCATTTTCGATCAGCTGAGAATGAAATCCTTGACTGCAAACAACTTAAGAGATGCCATGGATGCATGTTCACAAAGAGGTGATTGGGCTCTTCTGCAGACTTCTAGAGCTATCTATTTCAAGCTAAAATGGAGCATCGTGGAGTATCAATACGCGGAAAGCCTTCTCCTCTGGCACTTGGCTACCGAACTCTGCTTTCTGCAGGAAACCGAAATCAAACCTAGTGCTGATGgcaattttagaaaattatgCAAACTACTTTCAGATTATATGTTTTATCTTCTTGTCATGAAGCCTGTTGTGATGACGCCAGTGTTGGGCAATTGGCAGATAGTCCTCCAGGACACTTGTGCAGAAGCCAAGAGATTCTTTGGCAGGAGATACATATCGAATAAATCTCAAGCTTGTGAACAAATCCTCAAAGTGGAAACGAAATTCCGGCCAGTTGCTGTGAAGGGAAATCAAAGCAAATCTGTGCTCTTTGATGCATGTAGGCTGGCACAAGATCTCTTGAAGTTGGAGATAAACAAATGGAAGCTAATGAGCCGAGTCTGGGTGGAATTGATGTCTTATGCTGCCATTAATTGTAGACCAAATGTGCATGCACAGCAACCCAGTCGGGGTGGGGAACTCTTGACATTCATTTGGTTACTGATGAATCATCTAGGCTTGGGAACACAGTTCTACGAGCAGGAACGCCAAGCTGGAACCAAAATGGTCCCCCAGAAGTAG